The following proteins are co-located in the Streptomyces asiaticus genome:
- a CDS encoding ABC transporter ATP-binding protein: MIGVAPPAYDPAAPESATTLPVGTPTTVRAYVRELLRRHRTAFTVLMVVNATAVLASMVGPQLLGGVVEDLSQGEKDLHIGRTVALFAVALVVQTVFVRLVRLRGAVLGEQMLADLREDFLVRSVGLPPGVLERAGTGDLLSRITTDIDRLANAMREAVPQLAIGVLWTGLLLGALTLTAPPLGLAVLVALPVLVIGCRWYFRRAPSAYRSEAAGYAAVSASLTESVDAGRTIEAHRLGDRRIAQSELRIRQWTAWERYTLWLRSVLFPVINVSYTLITGSVLMIGGLCVMRGWMSIGELTTGALLSQMLVEPIGLILRWYDELQVAQVSLARLVGVREIEEGPADEGVVPGGREVRADEVRFGYHEGSDVLHEVSMKVAPGTRLALVGPSGAGKSTLGRLLAGIYSPRTGRVTLGGAELARMPAERVREHVALVNQEHHVFVGSLRDNLLLARAHAEDAELWAALGAVDADGWARALDEGLDTEVGSGGLALTPAQAQQIALARLVLADPHTLVLDEATSLLDPRAARHLERSLGRVLEGRTVVAIAHRLHTAHDADVIAVVESGRITELGSHDELVAADRAYAALWRSWHQ; this comes from the coding sequence ATGATCGGCGTGGCACCGCCCGCCTATGACCCGGCCGCACCGGAGTCGGCGACGACGCTGCCGGTCGGCACACCCACCACCGTGCGGGCCTATGTGCGTGAGCTGCTGCGGCGGCACCGGACCGCGTTCACCGTGCTGATGGTCGTGAACGCGACCGCGGTGCTCGCCTCCATGGTCGGCCCGCAGCTGCTGGGCGGCGTGGTCGAGGATCTCTCCCAGGGCGAGAAGGATCTCCACATCGGGCGCACCGTGGCGCTGTTCGCGGTGGCGCTGGTGGTGCAGACCGTGTTCGTCCGGCTGGTGCGGCTGCGCGGGGCGGTGCTGGGCGAGCAGATGCTGGCGGATCTGCGGGAGGACTTTCTCGTACGGTCGGTGGGTCTGCCCCCGGGGGTGCTGGAGCGGGCCGGGACCGGGGATCTGCTGTCCCGGATCACCACCGATATCGACCGGCTGGCGAACGCGATGCGCGAGGCCGTGCCGCAGCTCGCCATCGGTGTGCTGTGGACCGGACTGCTGCTCGGCGCGCTGACCCTGACCGCTCCCCCACTGGGCCTCGCGGTGCTGGTGGCGCTTCCGGTGCTGGTGATCGGCTGCCGGTGGTACTTCCGGCGCGCGCCGAGCGCCTACCGCTCGGAGGCGGCAGGCTACGCGGCGGTGTCCGCGTCCCTCACCGAGAGCGTGGACGCCGGGCGGACCATCGAGGCCCACCGGCTGGGCGACCGGCGGATCGCCCAGTCCGAGCTGCGCATCCGGCAGTGGACGGCATGGGAGCGCTACACCCTCTGGCTGCGCTCGGTGCTCTTCCCGGTGATCAATGTGAGCTACACGCTGATCACCGGTTCGGTGCTGATGATCGGCGGCCTGTGTGTGATGCGGGGCTGGATGTCGATCGGCGAACTGACCACCGGCGCGCTGCTGTCGCAGATGCTGGTCGAGCCGATCGGGCTGATCCTGCGCTGGTACGACGAGCTTCAGGTCGCGCAGGTGTCGCTGGCCCGGCTGGTGGGGGTGCGGGAGATCGAGGAGGGCCCGGCCGACGAGGGGGTGGTCCCCGGTGGCCGTGAGGTGCGGGCGGACGAGGTGCGGTTCGGCTACCACGAGGGCAGCGATGTGCTGCACGAGGTGTCCATGAAGGTGGCCCCGGGGACGCGGCTGGCGTTGGTGGGCCCGTCCGGGGCGGGGAAGTCCACCCTGGGGCGGCTGCTCGCCGGGATCTACTCCCCCCGCACCGGCCGGGTGACCCTGGGCGGTGCGGAGCTGGCGCGGATGCCGGCCGAGCGGGTCCGGGAGCATGTGGCCCTGGTCAACCAGGAGCACCATGTCTTCGTGGGCTCGCTGCGGGACAATCTGCTGCTGGCGCGTGCCCACGCCGAGGACGCCGAGCTGTGGGCGGCGCTGGGCGCGGTGGACGCCGACGGCTGGGCCCGCGCGCTGGACGAGGGCCTGGACACCGAGGTCGGCTCGGGCGGTCTCGCGCTCACCCCCGCGCAGGCGCAGCAGATCGCGCTGGCCCGGCTGGTGCTTGCCGATCCGCATACGCTGGTGCTGGACGAGGCCACCTCGCTGCTGGACCCGAGGGCGGCGCGCCATCTGGAGCGGTCGCTGGGCCGGGTGCTGGAGGGCAGGACCGTGGTGGCGATCGCCCACCGGCTGCACACGGCGCATGACGCGGATGTGATCGCCGTGGTGGAGAGCGGCCGGATCACCGAGCTGGGCAGCCATGACGAACTCGTCGCGGCGGACAGGGCGTACGCCGCGCTGTGGCGCTCCTGGCACCAGTGA
- a CDS encoding ABC transporter transmembrane domain-containing protein, with product MRIRDLPYPDPGRPDVRSGPRFLFWLGRNQLGGQVKAALWGLVHMAALVSFPLAIGFGVQAVVDRSGSRLAMAGALMVGLTALTALGDSMLHRAAVTNWITAAARVQQLLARKAVELGSTLTRKVAAGEVVAVSTGDVEKIGWFVEALSRFTAAAITTVALCVALVLYQPALGVVVAVGVPALALAVLPLLPRAARRADDQREKAGRATELASDTVAGLRVLRGIGGEELFLGRYRNASQEVRVAAVRSARMWALIAAVQVALPGLLLIGVVWYGTSLARQGRIEVGELVTVYSAVTFLLFPLRHFEEIAMAYSFSRPSARRAARVLALRRSSADGEGTATVATTDTADTTDTADTAASAATAASVDGGERAEAREATGPLGGDLYDPLSGMLAPSGVLTAVVCGDPDAAGRLADRLGGHPADGGPGDGDHGGAPSALLGGVALNEVALTSARTAVLVQDKDPVLLSGTLAQLLDVPRSGEVSAEKALEAAQCGDVLEALAQASAADEGDADPMRARITERGRSLSGGQRQRLALARSLVTDPEVLVLDEPTSAVDSHTEARIADGVRRLRTGRTTIVFTSSPLVLDRADRVVFLADGEAAGVGTHRELLGTDPAYRAVVTRETDGESAARSAGRSTGPTGHGLADIAREDIGRIEEQIEESA from the coding sequence ATGCGCATTCGCGATCTTCCGTACCCCGATCCCGGCCGACCCGACGTGCGGTCAGGTCCGAGGTTTCTCTTCTGGCTGGGCAGGAATCAGCTGGGCGGGCAGGTCAAGGCGGCCCTCTGGGGTCTGGTGCACATGGCCGCGCTGGTGTCCTTCCCGCTCGCCATCGGCTTCGGTGTGCAGGCGGTGGTGGACCGCTCCGGCTCCCGGCTCGCGATGGCCGGGGCGCTGATGGTGGGACTCACCGCGCTCACCGCGCTGGGGGACTCCATGCTGCACCGCGCGGCGGTCACCAACTGGATCACGGCGGCGGCACGGGTGCAGCAGCTGCTGGCCCGCAAGGCGGTGGAGCTGGGGTCCACGCTCACCCGGAAGGTGGCGGCCGGCGAGGTCGTCGCCGTCTCCACGGGCGACGTCGAGAAGATCGGCTGGTTTGTGGAGGCTCTTTCCCGCTTCACGGCGGCCGCGATCACCACCGTCGCGCTCTGCGTGGCGCTGGTGCTCTATCAGCCGGCGCTGGGAGTGGTGGTGGCGGTCGGTGTGCCCGCGCTGGCGCTGGCCGTGCTGCCCCTGCTGCCGCGCGCGGCGCGCCGGGCCGACGACCAGCGGGAGAAGGCGGGCCGGGCGACCGAACTGGCCTCGGACACCGTGGCCGGGCTGCGGGTGCTGCGCGGCATCGGCGGCGAGGAGCTGTTCCTGGGCCGCTACCGGAACGCCTCGCAGGAGGTGCGGGTCGCGGCGGTGCGCAGCGCGCGGATGTGGGCGCTGATCGCGGCCGTACAGGTGGCGCTGCCGGGGCTGCTGCTGATCGGTGTGGTCTGGTACGGGACGTCGCTGGCCCGCCAGGGGCGGATCGAGGTGGGCGAGCTGGTCACCGTCTACAGCGCGGTCACCTTTCTACTCTTCCCGCTACGGCACTTCGAGGAGATCGCCATGGCGTACTCCTTCTCCCGGCCCTCCGCGCGACGCGCGGCCCGGGTGCTGGCACTGCGGCGCTCCTCCGCCGACGGCGAGGGTACGGCCACCGTGGCCACCACAGACACCGCAGACACCACAGACACCGCAGACACCGCAGCATCCGCGGCCACCGCGGCATCCGTGGACGGGGGCGAGCGCGCGGAAGCGCGGGAGGCCACCGGGCCGCTCGGCGGGGATCTGTACGACCCGCTGAGCGGGATGCTGGCGCCGAGCGGGGTGCTGACCGCGGTGGTGTGCGGCGACCCGGACGCGGCCGGGCGGCTGGCGGACCGGCTCGGCGGACACCCCGCAGACGGCGGCCCGGGCGACGGGGACCACGGCGGGGCGCCGTCGGCGCTGCTGGGCGGGGTCGCCCTGAACGAGGTGGCGCTGACCTCGGCGCGCACGGCGGTGCTGGTGCAGGACAAGGACCCGGTGCTGCTGTCGGGGACGCTCGCCCAGCTGCTGGATGTGCCGAGGTCCGGGGAGGTCTCGGCGGAGAAGGCCCTCGAGGCGGCCCAGTGCGGCGATGTGCTGGAGGCGCTGGCGCAGGCGTCGGCGGCCGACGAGGGTGACGCCGACCCCATGCGCGCCCGGATCACCGAGCGCGGCCGCTCGCTGTCGGGCGGCCAACGGCAGCGGCTGGCGCTGGCCCGCTCGCTGGTGACCGATCCGGAGGTGCTGGTGCTGGACGAGCCGACCTCCGCCGTGGACTCGCACACCGAGGCGCGGATCGCCGACGGGGTGCGGCGGCTGCGGACGGGCCGGACCACCATCGTGTTCACCTCCAGCCCGCTGGTGCTGGACCGGGCCGACCGGGTGGTGTTCCTGGCCGACGGCGAGGCGGCGGGGGTGGGCACCCACCGCGAGCTGCTGGGCACCGACCCGGCGTATCGCGCGGTCGTCACCCGCGAGACGGACGGCGAGTCCGCCGCGCGGAGTGCCGGACGGTCCACCGGGCCGACCGGCCACGGCCTTGCGGACATCGCGCGCGAAGACATCGGGCGGATCGAGGAACAGATCGAGGAGTCGGCATGA
- a CDS encoding L,D-transpeptidase family protein codes for MRISGTMSMRAAAAAAAALVLLTACGDGGGDSGGDKGAGQGKQALRSGAPTSDPTRIPDVGDKLQSRIPDQSRQVVAVYGKGVNSGDATVVLYTKQGKTWERTRSWTAHNGKRGWTTSHHEGDKRSPVGVYTLSDAGGVLPDPGARLPYTASGSFAAPHYWPKSHWTDFNYVIAIDYNRVKGTSPLDQTRPEGQSKGGGIWLHMDHGSGTSACVSLPKSGMEYLLKNLDPTLHPVVVMGDKAHLAA; via the coding sequence ATGCGAATTTCCGGCACGATGTCCATGCGTGCGGCGGCCGCGGCCGCCGCGGCCCTCGTCCTCCTCACGGCCTGCGGCGACGGCGGCGGTGACAGCGGCGGTGACAAGGGCGCGGGCCAGGGCAAACAAGCGCTGCGCAGCGGGGCGCCCACGTCGGATCCCACGCGTATCCCGGATGTGGGGGACAAGCTCCAGTCCCGGATCCCGGACCAGTCCCGTCAGGTCGTGGCGGTCTACGGCAAAGGGGTGAACTCCGGAGACGCGACCGTGGTCCTCTACACCAAGCAGGGCAAGACATGGGAGCGGACGCGCAGTTGGACCGCGCACAACGGCAAGCGCGGCTGGACGACGAGCCATCACGAGGGCGACAAGCGCAGCCCGGTCGGGGTCTACACGCTCAGCGACGCGGGCGGTGTGCTGCCCGACCCCGGCGCCCGGCTGCCGTACACGGCGTCCGGCTCCTTCGCCGCGCCGCACTACTGGCCCAAGTCCCACTGGACGGACTTCAACTACGTCATCGCCATTGACTACAACCGCGTCAAGGGCACCTCGCCGCTGGACCAGACCCGGCCCGAAGGGCAGAGCAAGGGCGGCGGCATCTGGCTGCACATGGACCACGGCAGCGGCACCTCGGCCTGTGTCAGCCTCCCCAAGTCCGGTATGGAGTATCTGCTGAAGAACCTCGACCCCACGCTGCACCCGGTCGTGGTCATGGGGGACAAGGCGCACCTGGCCGCCTGA
- a CDS encoding MarR family winged helix-turn-helix transcriptional regulator, producing the protein MPTSETSGLLAEQLLRLTRRLHRAQKRYMEPLGITPAQSRLLRTVAHDDQPPRMADLAQRLEVVPRAVTTLVDALEAHGSVRRVPDPTNRRVVRVELTDTGRSTLRSLREARRAAAEDILAPLSDQQREVLGELLDTLSGAPDHRC; encoded by the coding sequence ATGCCCACGTCCGAGACATCCGGCCTCCTCGCGGAGCAGCTGCTGCGCCTGACCCGCAGACTGCACCGCGCCCAGAAGCGCTATATGGAGCCGCTGGGCATCACGCCCGCCCAGTCCCGCCTGCTGCGCACCGTCGCCCATGACGACCAGCCGCCGCGGATGGCGGACCTGGCCCAGCGCCTGGAGGTGGTCCCGCGCGCCGTGACGACGCTGGTGGACGCCCTGGAGGCGCATGGCTCGGTGCGCCGCGTACCGGATCCGACCAACCGCCGGGTGGTGCGCGTCGAGCTCACCGACACCGGGCGCTCGACGCTGCGCTCGCTGCGCGAGGCGCGCCGGGCCGCCGCGGAGGACATCCTGGCGCCGCTCAGCGATCAGCAGCGCGAGGTGCTGGGCGAGCTGCTGGACACGCTGTCCGGCGCCCCGGACCACCGCTGCTGA
- a CDS encoding ABC transporter ATP-binding protein, with the protein MRPDTPPSWTPSAQEPERPAQVRRILRLFRPYRGRLAVVGLLVAASALVSVASPFLLREILDTAIPDGRTGLLTLLALGMIAAAVVNSVFGVLQTLISTTVGQRVMHDLRTAVYDRLQRMPLAFFTRTRTGEVQSRIANDIGGMQATVTSTATSLVSNLTSVVASVVAMLALDWRLTVVSLLLLPVFVWISRRVGAERKKITSQRQKQMAAMSAMVTESLSVSGILLGRSMGRSESLTQQFAQESERLVGLEVRSNMAGRWRMSTIGIVMAAMPALIYWAAGIALQAGGPAVSIGTLVAFVSLQQGLLRPTVSLLSTGVQVQTSLALFARIFEYLDLPIDITEPADPVRLEKVRGEVRFDGVDFDYDSTPPGPSKGASKGTLRGIDLTVPAGGSLAVVGPTGSGKTTLSYLVPRLYDVTGGRLLIDGVDVRDLDFDSLARAVGVVSQETYLFHASVAENLRFAKPDATDEEIVAAAEAAQIHDHIASLPDGYDTLVGERGYRFSGGEKQRLAIARTILRDPPVLILDEATSALDTRTEQAVQEAIDSLSAGRTTITIAHRLSTVRDADQIVVLDGGRIAERGTHEELLAKDGRYAALVRRDAHLAPVVPAV; encoded by the coding sequence ATGCGCCCCGACACACCTCCGTCATGGACCCCGTCCGCACAGGAGCCCGAGCGGCCCGCCCAGGTGCGCCGCATCCTCCGGCTCTTCCGTCCCTATCGCGGCCGCCTCGCCGTGGTCGGCCTGCTGGTCGCCGCCTCCGCGCTGGTCTCGGTCGCCTCGCCGTTCCTCCTCCGTGAGATCCTCGACACCGCCATCCCCGACGGCCGCACCGGGCTGCTCACCCTGCTCGCCCTCGGCATGATCGCCGCGGCTGTCGTCAACAGCGTCTTCGGCGTTCTCCAGACCCTGATCTCCACCACCGTCGGCCAGCGCGTCATGCACGATCTGCGCACCGCCGTCTACGACCGGCTCCAGCGCATGCCGCTCGCCTTCTTCACCCGGACCCGCACCGGCGAGGTGCAGTCCCGTATCGCCAATGACATCGGCGGTATGCAGGCCACCGTCACCTCCACCGCGACCTCCCTGGTCTCCAACCTCACCAGCGTGGTCGCCAGCGTCGTCGCGATGCTCGCGCTCGACTGGCGGCTGACCGTGGTCTCGCTGCTCCTGCTGCCGGTCTTCGTCTGGATCAGCCGTCGCGTCGGTGCCGAGCGCAAGAAGATCACCTCGCAGCGCCAGAAGCAGATGGCGGCCATGTCCGCGATGGTCACCGAGTCCCTGTCGGTGAGCGGCATCCTGCTCGGCCGCAGCATGGGCCGGTCCGAATCGCTCACCCAGCAGTTCGCCCAGGAGTCCGAGCGCCTCGTGGGCCTGGAAGTCCGCTCCAACATGGCCGGCCGCTGGCGGATGTCCACCATCGGCATCGTCATGGCCGCCATGCCCGCGCTGATCTACTGGGCGGCCGGCATCGCCCTCCAGGCCGGTGGCCCCGCCGTCTCCATCGGGACGCTGGTCGCCTTCGTCTCGCTCCAGCAGGGGCTGCTCCGGCCCACGGTGAGCCTGCTGTCCACCGGTGTGCAGGTGCAGACCTCCCTCGCCCTCTTCGCCCGCATCTTCGAATACCTCGACCTGCCGATCGACATCACCGAGCCCGCCGACCCGGTGCGCCTGGAGAAGGTGCGCGGCGAAGTCCGCTTCGACGGCGTCGACTTCGACTACGACAGCACGCCCCCCGGCCCTTCGAAGGGCGCGTCGAAGGGCACCCTGCGCGGCATCGATCTCACCGTCCCCGCGGGCGGCAGCCTGGCGGTCGTCGGGCCGACCGGCTCCGGCAAGACGACCCTCAGCTATCTGGTGCCCCGGCTCTACGACGTGACCGGCGGCCGGCTGCTGATCGACGGTGTGGACGTGCGCGACCTCGACTTCGACTCCCTCGCGCGGGCCGTCGGCGTCGTCTCCCAGGAGACCTACCTCTTCCACGCCTCCGTCGCCGAGAATCTGCGCTTCGCCAAGCCCGACGCGACCGATGAGGAGATCGTGGCCGCGGCCGAGGCCGCCCAGATCCATGATCACATCGCCTCGCTCCCGGACGGCTATGACACCCTCGTGGGAGAGCGCGGCTATCGCTTCTCCGGTGGGGAGAAGCAGCGTCTGGCCATAGCCCGCACGATTCTGCGCGACCCGCCCGTCCTCATCCTCGACGAAGCCACCAGCGCCCTGGACACCCGCACCGAGCAGGCCGTCCAGGAGGCCATCGACTCCCTCTCGGCCGGCCGCACCACGATCACCATCGCCCACCGGCTCTCCACCGTGCGCGACGCCGACCAGATCGTCGTCCTCGACGGAGGCCGGATCGCCGAGCGGGGCACCCATGAGGAACTGCTGGCCAAGGACGGACGCTACGCCGCACTGGTGCGGCGCGACGCCCATCTGGCGCCGGTGGTCCCCGCCGTCTAG
- a CDS encoding AfsR/SARP family transcriptional regulator, with translation MTLRLLKSFALSVDQNRVPISSSAQRLLAFLALQNMPRSRTYVAGMLWPDVTASRANANLRSSLWRATRTGHQVIDASAQELAICKHIDVDIHVAATRAHRLLDMSRPCDDILTAQTREDLSADLLPEWSENEWVLVEQEQYHELRLYALEAMTERLTAAGRHGEAVAAGLAAVRAEPLRESAHRVLMNAHLAAGNRGAALRQYEQCRRVLLEELGLEPSQTLRNLVPAHSGGGDAAIPAPSGSGGAATPTPSGSGGAAPELPTRRIVCHPASEVHHPASQTPAQGTDTSAPAGTVPA, from the coding sequence ATGACGTTGAGACTGCTCAAGAGTTTCGCGTTGTCGGTCGATCAGAATCGCGTTCCCATATCCTCCAGCGCCCAGCGCCTCCTCGCGTTCCTCGCCCTCCAGAACATGCCACGCAGCCGGACCTATGTGGCCGGGATGCTGTGGCCGGATGTCACGGCCTCCCGCGCCAACGCCAATCTCCGGTCCTCGTTATGGCGCGCCACGCGCACGGGGCATCAGGTCATCGACGCCTCCGCGCAGGAACTGGCGATCTGCAAACACATCGACGTGGATATCCACGTGGCGGCGACGCGCGCGCACCGGCTGCTCGATATGTCGCGGCCGTGCGATGACATCCTCACCGCGCAGACCCGGGAGGATCTCTCGGCCGATCTCCTACCGGAGTGGTCGGAGAACGAGTGGGTGCTGGTCGAGCAGGAGCAATACCATGAACTCCGGCTGTATGCCCTGGAGGCGATGACCGAACGGCTGACGGCGGCGGGCCGCCATGGCGAGGCCGTCGCCGCCGGACTCGCCGCCGTACGCGCGGAACCCCTGCGGGAGAGCGCTCATCGCGTCCTCATGAACGCGCATCTCGCCGCCGGCAACAGGGGCGCGGCGCTGCGGCAGTACGAGCAATGCCGCCGGGTGCTGCTCGAGGAGCTGGGCCTGGAGCCCTCCCAGACGCTGAGGAACCTGGTGCCGGCTCACTCCGGGGGCGGGGACGCCGCCATACCGGCACCCTCCGGGAGCGGGGGCGCGGCCACACCGACGCCCTCCGGGAGCGGGGGCGCCGCGCCGGAGCTCCCGACACGTCGGATCGTCTGCCATCCGGCGAGCGAGGTCCACCATCCGGCGAGCCAGACCCCGGCGCAGGGCACGGACACCTCGGCTCCGGCCGGCACCGTGCCCGCGTGA
- a CDS encoding DUF4255 domain-containing protein: protein MGDFGVIADVSTVIVDSLTQALRGLSQVEPPIAELNDLSETVQTPPPKLTVFLYEIAEDPTSRNRPPVRSQPPDPLTTRKPPMALLLRYLVTPWGGDQATQHRMLGRALQTFYDDAILDGAQLSGSLAASTDALHLSLTPLTLDQKSWVWYAIQKPYRLSLNYEVRVVNLDSAVETPVHPVHSRVISGAGLP from the coding sequence ATGGGCGACTTCGGCGTCATCGCCGACGTCTCCACGGTCATCGTGGACAGCCTGACCCAGGCCCTGCGCGGGCTCAGCCAGGTGGAACCGCCGATCGCGGAACTCAACGACCTCTCCGAGACGGTCCAGACACCACCGCCCAAACTCACGGTGTTCCTCTACGAGATCGCCGAGGACCCCACCTCGCGCAACCGGCCGCCGGTGCGCTCCCAGCCACCCGACCCACTGACCACCCGCAAGCCGCCGATGGCCCTGCTGCTGCGCTATCTGGTCACTCCCTGGGGCGGTGACCAGGCCACTCAGCACCGGATGCTCGGACGGGCCCTCCAGACGTTCTACGACGACGCGATCCTGGACGGCGCACAGCTGTCCGGCAGCCTGGCGGCGAGCACCGACGCGCTCCACCTCAGCCTCACCCCGCTCACCTTGGACCAGAAGTCCTGGGTCTGGTACGCGATCCAGAAGCCGTACCGGCTGTCGCTCAACTACGAGGTCCGCGTGGTCAACCTGGACTCCGCCGTCGAGACACCGGTCCACCCGGTGCACAGCCGGGTCATCAGCGGGGCGGGGCTGCCATGA
- a CDS encoding carboxypeptidase-like regulatory domain-containing protein — MSRFLPLERSTLYSPAWFIPFDDHARRVRAAGVTVQLDRYDDGDWLPLDDTAVRTPSAAFVYPGLGRCAEPWAARPRRHRARFTAPGYQPLYPADGQPFSAALVGVEFLVHPYDDGHPPPVVTEPRLVRLLPSVSFPYPPGLRTVHGAVVDAATRAPIANALVEARGQTSRDLTPWHERTLSDAAGAFRLALRWEGEKADEHAVEETFRLQATERPGRSGSLVVRLPQDIERRHVIEIRES, encoded by the coding sequence ATGAGCCGCTTCCTGCCGCTGGAGCGGTCGACGCTCTACAGCCCGGCCTGGTTCATACCCTTCGACGACCACGCCCGGCGGGTGCGCGCCGCCGGGGTCACCGTCCAGCTGGACCGCTACGACGACGGCGACTGGCTGCCGCTGGACGACACGGCGGTGCGCACCCCCAGCGCCGCCTTCGTCTATCCGGGGCTCGGCCGGTGCGCCGAGCCGTGGGCGGCCCGGCCGCGGCGCCACCGGGCCCGCTTCACGGCCCCCGGCTACCAGCCGCTGTACCCGGCCGACGGCCAGCCGTTCTCGGCCGCCCTGGTGGGCGTCGAGTTCCTGGTGCACCCGTACGACGACGGCCACCCGCCGCCGGTGGTGACCGAGCCCCGGCTGGTCCGGCTGCTGCCGAGCGTCTCCTTCCCGTACCCGCCGGGGCTGCGCACGGTGCACGGCGCCGTGGTCGACGCGGCCACGAGGGCGCCGATCGCCAATGCGCTGGTCGAGGCCAGGGGGCAGACCAGCCGGGACCTGACGCCATGGCACGAGCGCACCCTGTCCGACGCCGCGGGCGCCTTCCGGCTGGCCCTGCGGTGGGAGGGCGAGAAGGCCGACGAGCACGCCGTCGAGGAGACATTCCGCCTCCAGGCCACCGAGCGGCCGGGCCGGTCCGGATCGCTGGTCGTGCGGCTGCCCCAGGACATCGAGCGCCGGCACGTCATAGAGATCCGCGAGAGTTAA